One stretch of Alcaligenes aquatilis DNA includes these proteins:
- the ugpB gene encoding sn-glycerol-3-phosphate ABC transporter substrate-binding protein UgpB, translating into MRTKLFALSLAGLIASIGTAQAATEIQFWHSMEGALGERVNALVKDFNASQSDYQVKASYKGNYGESMNAGVAAFRAGNAPDILQVFEVGTATMMAAKGAIEPVQEMSEKVGKPINPAEFLGAVAGYYSSNEGKLISMPFNSSTPVLYYNKDAFKKAGLDAEKPPKTWQELHAAAKKLRESGQECGYTSSWPSWILLENFAAWHNIPFASENNGFGGPGARLQLDNPLFLKHISFLADMSKDGTFSYGGRGDTANALFTSGKCGMFTGSSGNRANIIKTGEFEFGTSSLPYYSDVQGAPQNSIIGGASLWVFAKKSDDVYKGVTEFFHFISSPEQAAAWHQDTGYVPVTKAGFEMTKDSDFYAKNVGADVAVKQLDASTTENSRGIRLGYLPQIRDIEDGVMEQIFAGKVTPEEGLKAMQSRGNELLERFEKSVK; encoded by the coding sequence ATGCGAACAAAACTATTTGCTCTGTCTCTAGCCGGTCTGATTGCTTCTATCGGCACTGCGCAAGCGGCCACGGAAATTCAGTTCTGGCACTCAATGGAAGGGGCCTTGGGCGAACGGGTTAATGCATTAGTCAAAGACTTTAACGCATCTCAGTCGGACTACCAGGTTAAAGCTTCGTATAAAGGCAACTATGGCGAGTCCATGAACGCTGGCGTCGCCGCTTTCCGTGCTGGTAATGCCCCCGATATTTTGCAGGTATTCGAGGTGGGTACTGCCACCATGATGGCGGCCAAGGGCGCCATTGAGCCGGTGCAGGAAATGTCGGAAAAAGTAGGCAAGCCTATTAATCCAGCGGAGTTCCTGGGTGCCGTTGCCGGTTACTACTCGTCTAATGAAGGCAAACTGATTTCCATGCCCTTTAACAGCTCCACGCCGGTGCTGTACTACAACAAGGATGCCTTCAAGAAAGCCGGCCTGGATGCTGAGAAACCACCCAAGACCTGGCAAGAATTGCACGCAGCAGCCAAGAAACTGCGTGAATCTGGCCAAGAGTGTGGCTACACCTCCTCCTGGCCCTCGTGGATATTGCTGGAGAACTTTGCCGCTTGGCACAACATTCCCTTTGCCAGCGAGAATAACGGCTTTGGTGGCCCCGGTGCCCGTCTGCAACTGGATAACCCGCTGTTTCTCAAGCACATTAGCTTTCTGGCGGACATGTCCAAGGACGGCACGTTCTCCTACGGTGGTCGCGGCGATACCGCTAATGCCCTGTTTACCAGTGGCAAATGCGGCATGTTTACCGGTTCCAGTGGTAACCGCGCCAACATTATCAAAACCGGCGAATTTGAGTTTGGCACCAGCAGCCTGCCCTACTACAGCGATGTCCAGGGCGCGCCCCAGAACTCCATCATTGGTGGTGCCTCCCTGTGGGTCTTTGCCAAAAAATCGGATGATGTCTACAAAGGCGTGACCGAATTCTTCCACTTCATCTCCAGCCCGGAACAAGCTGCGGCCTGGCACCAGGACACCGGCTATGTGCCTGTGACCAAAGCCGGCTTTGAAATGACCAAGGACTCCGATTTCTATGCCAAGAACGTGGGTGCAGACGTTGCCGTCAAACAGCTCGATGCCAGCACCACCGAGAACTCGCGTGGTATCCGTCTGGGTTACCTGCCCCAGATTCGTGATATCGAAGACGGTGTCATGGAGCAGATTTTTGCGGGTAAGGTCACGCCTGAAGAGGGTTTGAAAGCCATGCAAAGCCGTGGTAATGAACTGCTGGAGCGCTTTGAAAAGAGCGTGAAGTAA
- the proC gene encoding pyrroline-5-carboxylate reductase, with amino-acid sequence MGAMMNPHDTSFKLAFIGAGNMASALAAGLIGKRCGGSDVLAIDIYPPALESWAQQGVQTTHEPGPALSKQRIWVFAVKPQVMKETVLACKPYLQEDTLVISVAAGIPATALADWLGEPGKPYQRVIRCMPNTPAFIGCGITGLMALEQVDESDKAIAQQLLKSVGEVVWVENDAAIDAVTAVSGSGPAYVFLFIEALIKAGIEQGLSPEQARQLSLATLHGATQLATLSPEEPSVLRERVTSKGGTTAAALTVFNEGGFTPLVQKAVNAAKVRAGELAAEFS; translated from the coding sequence ATGGGAGCGATGATGAATCCACACGATACCTCTTTTAAGCTGGCGTTTATTGGCGCGGGCAATATGGCCAGTGCCTTGGCCGCTGGTTTAATCGGGAAACGCTGCGGCGGCTCGGACGTTCTGGCCATTGATATTTACCCCCCAGCACTGGAGTCGTGGGCTCAGCAGGGTGTACAGACCACCCATGAACCCGGCCCGGCCTTGTCCAAGCAACGTATCTGGGTGTTTGCCGTCAAGCCCCAGGTCATGAAGGAAACCGTGCTGGCCTGCAAACCCTATCTGCAAGAGGACACTCTGGTTATCAGCGTCGCCGCTGGCATCCCGGCAACCGCTCTGGCCGACTGGCTGGGCGAACCCGGTAAGCCATACCAGCGCGTGATCCGCTGCATGCCCAATACCCCAGCCTTTATTGGTTGTGGCATTACCGGCCTGATGGCTCTGGAACAAGTCGATGAAAGCGATAAAGCCATTGCACAACAACTGTTGAAATCCGTCGGGGAAGTCGTCTGGGTTGAAAACGATGCCGCCATTGATGCTGTCACCGCAGTATCGGGCAGTGGTCCAGCTTACGTGTTTTTGTTCATCGAAGCCTTGATTAAAGCCGGGATTGAACAAGGTTTGTCCCCTGAACAGGCTCGTCAGTTGTCCCTGGCCACCTTGCACGGCGCAACCCAACTGGCCACTCTGTCGCCGGAGGAGCCTTCAGTCTTGCGCGAACGGGTTACTTCCAAAGGGGGGACAACGGCAGCGGCCTTGACGGTCTTTAATGAGGGCGGTTTTACGCCACTGGTGCAAAAAGCCGTCAATGCCGCCAAAGTGCGGGCCGGTGAATTGGCTGCAGAGTTTTCCTGA